In one window of Erythrolamprus reginae isolate rEryReg1 chromosome 1, rEryReg1.hap1, whole genome shotgun sequence DNA:
- the LOC139161843 gene encoding transmembrane protein 121-like yields MPRMVPPPPINKSHVCLSTTLIMSSMVLMDAYLVEQNQGSRKLAICIMVSVGDICFLVVLRYVAVWVGAEVRTAKRGYAMILWFLYVFVLEIKVYFVYQNYKADRKSLDLIARKALTLLLSICIPALYVLLVATEHMEYVRTFKKKEDLRNRLFWVIVDMLDVLDIQANLWEPQKKGLPIWAEGLMFFYCYILLLLLPCVSLCEISMQGISIVPHRMMLYPILSMLTINITTIFIRGSNMLFFRDIRVSGIFMGKNVLAIVLKVCMFVQYKKHLYHTTAGQGTTNPPHNISSQPPPVMHLLKPQHQIPCPEELAQENT; encoded by the coding sequence AATGGTTCCTCCCCCTCCTATTAACAAGTCCCATGTCTGCCTATCCACTACACTCATCATGAGCAGCATGGTGCTGATGGATGCTTATCTGGTGGAACAGAACCAGGGTTCTAGGAAATTGGCTATTTGCATCATGGTCTCAGTTGGAGACATCTGCTTCCTGGTGGTGCTCAGGTATGTTGCTGTTTGGGTTGGGGCTGAAGTGAGGACCGCTAAGCGAGGCTATGCCATGATCCTTTGGTTCCTGTATGTCTTTGTGCTGGAAATCAAAGTCTACTTCGTTTATCAGAACTATAAGGCCGACAGGAAAAGTTTGGACCTCATAGCCCGCAAAGCATTGACCCTTCTACTGTCGATCTGCATCCCAGCCCTCTACGTGCTCCTGGTGGCTACGGAGCATATGGAGTACGTCAGGACGTTCAAGAAAAAGGAGGATCTTCGCAACCGTCTCTTCTGGGTCATTGTCGACATGCTGGATGTGCTGGACATTCAGGCCAACCTCTGGGAGCCTCAGAAGAAAGGGCTACCCATCTGGGCTGAAGGCCTGATgttcttctattgctatatccTCCTCTTGCTTCTGccttgtgtgtctctgtgtgaaaTCAGCATGCAAGGAATCAGCATTGTGCCGCACCGCATGATGCTCTACCCAATCCTGAGCATGCTTACAATCAACATCACCACCATCTTCATCCGTGGGAGCAACATGTTGTTCTTCCGGGACATTCGTGTCTCTGGTATCTTCATGGGGAAGAACGTGCTGGCCATTGTTCTTAAGGTCTGCATGTTTGTGCAGTACAAGAAACATTTGTATCACACAACAGCAGGGCAGGGCACCACAAACCCACCACATAACATTTCTTCCCAGCCACCGCCTGTCATGCATCTACTGAAGCCCCAGCACCAGATTCCCTGCCCTGAGGAACTGGCCCAGGAAAACACATGA